One window of the Corticium candelabrum chromosome 7, ooCorCand1.1, whole genome shotgun sequence genome contains the following:
- the LOC134182696 gene encoding rootletin-like: MAALSEVSSLSARNKALLAHPRVEEVIRRLEAACIRVQTDDAIPVMSRDSASSQHIPQRIREIVDECLNGPTVSITHLRDLPNGHGKSLARDGIDGMSDVSPSTVLEDENALLQKEVRRLESLLKKSRADREDLGEKYISVSERLERALRYEQDKSSIDMEHQALLEQSSRLKRQLTEQQEEYKVEIKGYQDSQEKQAILVQKLQSKLLQYKQKCGELEDKVVLEEKNGSEKQSELERTVATLQGQLSAASQKMVQLRDSHTEELHAALSKVDEEKKKTTEARAAFARLQQQMQEMKEQNQRLTMDIHKLTTDWTHAREMLEHKDRECDEKLKTQVQIMTSTFKTQLSSLLPMLSTLKTQQLILKTDVERDVGNLSVLVANALKELLERFQQEQHHYEEQVFKWQSKSNRQGEDLRQAHEEINGLKLSSEQNFADCQKRTMEMTQKLDDVNREKLSLQQLLDGREDLIRLLNEKIASLEVQNSELTEQKTDGQVRLESVETANVLLQDALKQVASLVQSQSAPKDKTAEPVASLPLVLSSDRVSPVGLCQPSPGHTQSLGSSPKSVGKTKRTLVFTSTRIPVRPDSAMHLQGLFSPNPRVGHSPKQDVIHKSSSEGSLTVSSSSSSTDVQSQLATGHSIDDHQMQSIAMPSSASDSGVESLVMETMETVKQCVECSATEKEKLQMLASRLEADCQEKDRQVESLEGEGTALAKAIAVLKTDLETSNQTIADVTHAKDQCREEMERSQNENDSLKRQLSDSEACCLDIQNRLEKLKNEVEQLSEVNQGLLQTRNDLEVTNQELTDELVSVKEKVEESQEKVAEGEEAMKELESEMSHLKRQINDLQKTGDDLQNEMTVLRTERSELQSNLAVVEQTKDDVERRLTRSKESYKSLKDENTKLIGQAAALDDKVAHLESRLRDVTVEKDSASTRATRLSQSAQKLSTDVDDLQHQVARYETSVQQLNDQLAVVNKNKIELSSQLTHSQHHVRQLEQSLSSARTQLTTVQQTVKQLADEKAHLDVEKMGMERRLASMKDENTSLEIALDTARRNVREATERVSDMKIRLEREVTKVAVESEAKKQLELDLSQVQTQLNGTLSEKEDEVIRLLTEKTALENRLEELNNERDSLISASQEERDALVEQFKREDERKRLEAERMREETVLNVSRERRMEVGKLENEKAALVEQLRKLQRDKEAGELKMSTMHSMTDYAALKEQQESLEQRVFELESELQDSKMKTRSTKQTLTEKEAEVDRIIAELRIVRSSAENSRCALEESKKLASELESSRQKHVEELKELKSQLRSVEQEKEESVRETERVRQRLKDLEERKKSLQQERGQLLENISELEKSSGGQQFEVDNLKLKLSQDESELMTLGMQLQNARHKLGAAEESHLKAQQENVQLRMSQQECEEQYLELRRQSESLSLKAAQLKEAVAGKESEVRELTRRLEAEMRSKCEAQSQLIECQRKLQLEISSSEEQRVRVTALEAQVDIITGSALRAPSSPSSKLQQALEESRQQLRAIEQIKASLETRVHVLDAENASLSSQLLVVKEDRKRLQRDLHGLISAVESPRGARGDESVLESGFHSGLHSSPRVKPHTAVRLFQDSPYGRDTVVEQSRPELMSSPLPVSSSKVKQIEGNLVSLKNILKNKERELASVRSESLDKDTKIWELETLVSKTKSRLDGLGALLGHFSLSGQSPGDKLSSLEGALYKQNENNLKLEREASTLRADLARLRLKLQSVESELESMREQNHLLRESRDALLEGEVARKRAGTYAKEKEQEAEKIRQKLSATRRDLLHSQKQEEANASEIMRLTTDLKQIQDTFSRQQRHAAEVSKELPILSEQKIRLEAEIITSKATVARLEREMAELKQQLAFAHDSQQNTRSHKLSLEQKSRELESAVLVQRGLIAELEAKLSATKRELESNVQRASALEMQLRNCAGERDALCKRVEILKRTQKESETQISSLQLRLSDLQKLLNHTETAQIRATGDLKESEEVRRQTREELKSVRFQLETVKREYEKVQTELSRCVKESANMKSELEQERARYMKLLQGSNDQSQMSQSLARDLENDKDSLKRKLMIQEAENRELESRLLQAREALRLETEELTQRVSRMEVAHESELQRMYDVQRRSESETVDRLRQRIRELEAKVTKLQTELADRARKKQRYIAKTAEKDREIRKLQGLLGDSFRNVAGSSFLDPDVLQRETSRLNQSGMSVGSEASRHSMLSPVYSSTPRGTRRK; the protein is encoded by the exons ATGGCTGCTCTGAGTGAAGTCAGCTCGTTGTCTGCAAGGAACAAGGCTCTGCTGGCTCACCCGAGAGTCGAGGAAGTGATCAGG aGGTTGGAGGCGGCTTGTATTCGCGTTCAAACTGATGACGCGATCCCTGTGATGTCCCGGGACTCTGCAAGCTCTCAGCACATTCCACAACGTATTCGTGAGATAGTTGATGAATGTCTCAACGGGCCTACTGTGAGTATCACTCATCTACGTGATCTACCCAATGGTCACGGGAAAAGTTTAGCAAGAGATGGTATTGATGGAATGTCAGATGTATCTCCCAGTACTGTCCTTGAAGATGAGAATGCACTGTTGCAA AAAGAAGTGCGGCGATTGGAGTCATTGCTGAAGAAATCTAGAGCTGACAGAGAAGACTTGGGAGAAAAGTACATCTCAGTCTCTGAGCGA CTGGAACGAGCTCTTAGATATGAGCAAGACAAAAGCAGCATTGACATGGAGCACCAAGCATTACTTGAGCAGAGCAGTAGACTGAAACGACAGCTGACAGAGCAGCAGGAAGAATACAAAGTTGAGATTAAAGGATATCAAGACTCTCAAGAGAAACAAGCAATCCTTGTACAGAAATTGCAATCCAAa TTGCTGCAATATAAACAGAAGTGTGGAGAGCTGGAAGATAAAGTTGTTCTGGAAGAGAAGAATGGCTCTGAAAAACAGTCCGAG TTGGAGAGAACCGTTGCAACACTCCAGGGTCAGCTGTCAGCTGCTAGTCAGAAAATGGTTCAACTGAGAGACTCTCATACTGAAGAACTTCATGCGGCTCTTAGTAAAGTTgatgaagaaaagaagaa GACAACTGAGGCTAGAGCAGCGTTTGCAAGGCTTCAGCAGCAGATGCAAGAGATGAAGGAACAGAATCAACGGCTCACGATGGACatacacaaactgacaacagATTGGACACATGCCAGAGAAATGTTGGAACACAAAGACAGGGAATGTGATGAAAAGCTGAAG ACTCAAGTACAAATTATGACCAGTACATTCAAGACACAGTTGTCTAGTTTGCTGCCGATGCTGTCAACATTAAAGACTCAACAGCTGATTCTTAAGACGGATGTTGAAAG GGATGTTGGTAATTTGAGTGTTTTGGTTGCCAATGCACTGAAGGAACTTCTAGAACGTTTCCAGCAGGAACAGCATCATTATGAAGAACAAGTATTCAAGTGGCAGAGCAAAAGTAATCGGCAAGGAGAAGATCTCAGACAG GCACACGAGGAAATCAATGGACTGAAACTTTCTAGTGAACAAAACTTTGCTGATTGCCAAAAAAGAACAATGGAGATGACACAGAAGCTTGATGATGTGAACAGAGAAAAGCTGTCACTGCAGCAGCTCCTGGATGGTAGAGAAGACCTAATCAGATTGCTGAATGAGAAGATAGCATCACTG GAGGTACAGAACTCTGAATTGACTGAACAGAAAACTGATGGCCAAGTTCGACTCGAGTCTGTTGAAACTGCTAATGTATTACTGCAGGATGCATTAAAGCAAGTTGCTAGCTTGGTCCAGTCGCAGTCTGCTCCTAAAGACAAAACAGCTGAGCCAGTTGCATCACTACCTCTTGTCTTGTCTTCAGATCGTGTTTCTCCTGTTGGCTTGTGTCAGCCCTCACCAGGTCACACACAGTCACTTGGATCATCACCTAAATCTGTAGGGAAAACAAAGAGAACTTTGGTTTTTACATCAACAAG AATTCCCGTTCGACCTGATTCTGCGATGCATCTTCAAGGCTTATTTTCCCCAAATCCAAGAGTTGGTCACAGTCCCAAACAAGATGTAATACATAAATCATCATCTGAAGGCTCTTTAACTGTATCCTCATCGTCGAGTTCTACTGATGTGCAAAGTCAGCTGGCCACAGGTCATAGTATTGATGATCATCAAATGCAATCTATTGCTATGCCAAGTAGTGCAAGTGACAGTGGGGTGGAGAGTTTAGTTATGGAGACAATGGAGACAGTGAAGCAGTGTGTGGAGTGCTCTGCAACTGAAAAAGAG AAGTTGCAGATGCTTGCAAGCAGACTTGAGGCTGACTGCCAGGAGAAAGATCGACAAGTAGAATCACTGGAAGGAGAAGGAACTGCTCTTGCTAAAGCAATTGCTGTACTGAAGACCGATCTGGAAACAAGCAATCAAACAATAGCAGATGTTACACATGCCAAAGATCAGTGCAGAGAAGAGATGGAAAGAAGTCAGAA TGAGAACGATAGCCTGAAGAGGCAGCTGTCCGATAGCGAAGCTTGCTGTCTGGACATACAGAATCGTttagaaaaattgaaaaatgaagtAGAGCAATTGTCTGAAGTGAATCAAGGCTTACTCCAGACTCGAAATGATCTTGAAGTCACCAATCAAGaactgactgatgagctggtgtcagtgaaGGAGAAGGTAGAAGAAAGTCAAGAAAAAGTTGCTGAAGGAGAGGAGGCTATGAAAGAGCTAGAGAGTGAAATGAGTCATCTCAAGAGACAAATAAATGATCTTCAAAAAACCGGTGACGATCTTCAGAATGAGATGACAGTTCTGAGAACTGAAAGAAGTGAACTGCAGTCTAACCTGGCAGTTGTTGAACAAACCAAAGATGATGTTGAGAGGAGGCTAACTCGCAGCAAAGAGTCTTACAAGTCACTGAAGGATGAGAACACGAAATTGATTGGACAAGCAGCTGCTCTAGACGACAAGGTGGCTCACCTTGAGTCTCGATTGAGAGATGTGACTGTAGAGAAAGATAGTGCTAGTACTCGCGCTACTCGCTTATCACAGTCAGCCCAGAAGTTGAGTACTGACGTGGATGACCTACAGCATCAAGTAGCTCGATATGAGACGAGTGTCCAGCAACTTAATGATCAACTGGCTGTtgtcaacaaaaacaaaatagaGTTGTCTTCTCAATTGACACACAGCCAACATCATGTTAGACAACTGGAGCAGTCACTGTCCTCTGCTAGAACACAACTGACCACAGTACAACAAACAGTGAAGCAACTTGCAGACGAAAAGGCGCACTTGGATGTTGAAAAGATGGGAATGGAAAGAAGGTTGGCGTCTATGAAGGATGAAAATACCTCTTTGGAAATTGCATTGGATACAGCAAGAAGGAACGTACGGGAAGCAACGGAAAGGGTGTCAGACATGAAAATTCGCTTGGAGCGAGAAGTGACCAAGGTAGCAGTCGAGTCTGAGGCAAAGAAGCAGCTTGAACTGGATCTGAGTCAAGTTCAGACACAGCTGAACGGTACGCTGTCTGAGAAAGAGGACGAAGTAATAAGATTACTAACAGAGAAGACTGCATTGGAGAATAGGCTGGAAGAGCTCAATAACGAGAGGGATAGTCTGATAAGTGCCAGTCAAGAAGAGAGAGATGCTCTGGTCGAGCAATTTAAGAGAGAGGATGAACGCAAGAGACTTGAAGCGGAAAGAATGCGAGAAGAGACGGTGCTGAACGTATCTCGAGAACGTCGAATGGAAGTAGGCAAATTGGAAAACGAGAAAGCCGCTTTGGTTGAACAGTTGAGGAAGTTACAACGCGACAAAGAAGCAGGAGAGTTAAAAATGTCTACCATGCATAGTATGACTGACTATGCTGCTCTTAAAGAACAACAGGAGTCACTGGAGCAGCGAGTCTTCGAGTTGGAATCAGAACTGCAAGACAGCAAG ATGAAGACTCGATCAACCAAACAAACTCTCACTGAAAAGGAAGCAGAAGTCGATAGAATAATAGCCGAGTTGCGTATCGTCAGGTCATCAGCTGAAAACTCTAG GTGTGCGCTAGAGGAGAGCAAGAAGTTAGCTAGTGAGCTGGAGTCTTCTCGTCAAAAGCACGTTGAGGAGTTGAAGGAGCTGAAAAGTCAATTGAGATCAGTTGaacaagagaaagaagaaTCTGTTCGAGAAACGGAAAGAGTGAGGCAACGTTTGAAAGATCTGGAAGAGAGAAAGAAATCTCTGCAGCAGGAGAGAGGGCAGCTGTTGGAAAATATTTCCGAGCTGGAGAAGTCAAGTGGAGGACAGCAGTTTGAAGTAGATAATCTCAAACTAAAACTTTCACAAGACGAAAGTGAACTGATGACGCTGGGAATGCAATTACAGAACGCAAGACACAAACTAGGAGCAGCCGAAGAGAGTCACTTGAAGGCCCAACAGGAAAACGTTCAGTTACGAATGAGTCAGCAAGAATGCGAGGAGCAGTACTTAGAACTGCGTCGCCAGTCAGAATCTCTTTCACTAAAAGCGGCTCAACTGAAAGAGGCCGTCGCTGGCAAAGAGTCGGAAGTTAGGGAGCTCACGCGCAGACTTGAAGCAGAGATGAGATCCAAGTGTGAAGCACAGTCTCAATTGATCGAATGCCAGCGTAAGCTCCAATTGGAGATAAGCTCGAGTGAGGAGCAACGGGTCCGGGTGACCGCACTTGAAGCGCAGGTGGATATCATTACGGGGTCTGCTCTGCGCGCTCCGTCGTCTCCCAGCAGTAAACTCCAACAGGCTCTCGAGGAGTCTCGACAACAGCTGCGAGCTATAGAACAGATCAAAGCGAGTCTCGAGACGCGGGTTCACGTCCTGGACGCAGAGAATGCCAGTTTGTCTTCTCAACTACTAGTTGTCAAGGAGGATAGGAAACGGCTGCAACGGGACCTCCACGGTTTGATATCAGCGGTCGAATCGCCGCGTGGTGCACGTGGAGATGAGTCTGTCTTGGAATCGGGATTTCATTCGGGGTTGCATTCTTCTCCGAGAGTTAAACCACACACGGCAGTTCGTCTTTTCCAGGATTCTCCTTACGGCCGGGATACTGTCGTCGAGCAGTCGAGACCTGAGCTCATGTCGTCTCCGTTGCCTGTCTCTTCCTCTAAAGTGAAGCAAATTGAGGGAAATTTAGTGTCTTTGAAAAACATTCTAAAAAACAAAGAACGAGAACTGGCAAGTGTTCGGTCAGAGAGCTTAGACAAGGATACGAAGATTTGGGAACTGGAGACGCTCGTTAGCAAGACCAAATCTCGGTTGGATGGCTTAGGAGCACTTCTAGGTCATTTTTCATTGTCTGGTCAAAGTCCCGGAGATAAACTGTCTAGTCTGGAAGGTGCTCTTTACAAGCAGAACGAGAACAATTTAAAATTGGAACGAGAAGCGAGTACATTGAGAGCTGACCTTGCACGCCTTCGTTTGAAGCTGCAGTCCGTTGAATCGGAGCTTGAATCTATGAGAGAGCAGAATCATCTACTGAGAGAATCGCGTGATGCTTTGTTAGAAGGCGAAGTTGCTAGGAAGCGAGCTGGAACGTACGCTAAAGAAAAAGAACAAGAAGCGGAAAAGATACGACAAAAGCTCAGTGCAACGAGAAGAGACCTGCTCCACTCTCAAAAACAAGAAGAAGCAAACGCTAGCGAAATTATGCGTTTGACTACTGACCTGAAGCAAATCCAGGATACATTTAGTAGACAGCAAAGACACGCAGCCGAAGTTTCCAAAGAACTCCCAATATTGTCTGAGCAGAAGATAAGATTAGAAGCAGAGATCATTACCAGCAAGGCAACTGTCGCTAGATTAGAAAGAGAAATGGCGGAGTTGAAACAGCAGCTTGCATTTGCCCACGACAGTCAACAGAACACGAGGTCCCACAAGTTGTCTCTTGAGCAAAAGAGCAGAGAGTTAGAGTCTGCCGTATTGGTACAGAGAGGTTTGATTGCTGAACTCGAAGCGAAGTTGAGTGCAACCAAAAGAGAACTAGAGAGCAATGTGCAACGTGCATCAGCATTGGAAATGCAGCTACGGAATTGTGCTGGTGAGCGGGATGCGTTGTGTAAACGAGTGGAAATACTGAAGAGAACGCAAAAGGAGAGCGAAACTCAGATATCCTCCTTACAGCTTCGCCTGTCGGACCTTCAAAAGTTACTGAATCACACAGAGACTGCTCAGATTAGAGCAACTGGAGATTTGAAGGAGTCAGAAGAAGTGAGGAGACAAACCAGAGAAGAGTTGAAGTCGGTCAGGTTTCAGTTGGAGACGGTCAAACGAGAATACGAAAAAGTGCAAACAGAGCTATCTAGGTGCGTCAAAGAGAGCGCAAACATGAAGAGCGAACTTGAACAAGAACGTGCTCGCTATATGAAATTACTTCAAGGCTCTAATGACCAGTCTCAGATGTCTCAGTCACTAGCTCGAGATCTAGAGAATGACAAGGATTCGTTGAAAAGGAAACTGATGATTCAAGAAGCGGAGAACAGAGAGTTAGAATCGCGACTACTTCAGGCCCGGGAGGCTTTGAGACTTGAAACAGAGGAGCTAACTCAAAG GGTGTCAAGAATGGAAGTGGCTCACGAGAGTGAATTGCAGAGGATGTACGATGTGCAACGCAGAAGCGAAAGCGAAACCGTTGACCGGTTGAGGCAGAGAATCAGAGAATTAGAGGCAAAG GTTACCAAGTTACAGACAGAACTCGCTGATCGCGCTCGTAAGAAGCAACGATACATAGCCAAAACAGCAGAGAAAGATCGAGAAATTCGAAAGCTTCAGGGACTGCTAGGCGACTCTTTCCGGAATGTGGCCGGGTCGTCCTTCCTTGATCCGGATGTTTTGCAAAGGGAGACGAGCCGCCTCAACCAATCTGGCATGTCAGTCGGCAGCGAAGCATCACGTCACTCTATGCTGTCTCCTGTATATAGCAGCACACCAAGAGGCACGAGAAGGAAATGA
- the LOC134182119 gene encoding malonyl-CoA-acyl carrier protein transacylase, mitochondrial-like, translating into MFRLGPRLLQKWLSQQPAVTCAVLFPGQGSQYVGMCRQLLSVRGVEELFEEAESVLQNGLKKLCLEGPQEELDRTINCQPAVMLASLAALKKLEVHDQQAYEGITVAAGFSVGELTALVASGVMTLTDGLRLVQARAKAMQHACEITPSALTSVTGIDDDQLTQMCQELVTSNEVLTVANFLFPQGRVVSGSLPAIERFEEAASKAGLKKKVKRLPVSGAFHSSLMEPAVEEFKEALSQVKLNPTKFPVYSNVTGLPYKSTHEVTELLVRQICQPVLWEQGMRHMLSNFELAAFYEVGPKRQLRAMLQRIDSAAAQTTKNIEA; encoded by the exons ATGTTTCGTCTAGGACCTCGTCTGTTGCAGAAATGGTTGTCGCAGCAGCCGGCTGTGACTTGTGCGGTTCTCTTTCCGGGTCAGGGCTCGCAGTATGTGGGAATGTGTCGACAGTTGCTGTCTGTGCGTGGTGTGGAGGAATTGTTTGAAGAGGCCGAGAGTGTATTGCAGAACGGACTGAAGAAGTTGTGCTTGGAGGGTCCTCAAGAGGAGCTAGATCGAACTATCAACTGTCAACCGGCTGTCATGCTTGCATCTCTGGCTGCTTTGAAAAAACTAGAGGTTCATGATCAACAG GCATATGAAGGAATCACGGTTGCTGCTGGCTTTAGTGTTGGTGAACTAACAGCTTTGGTTGCTTCGGGTGTAATGACTTTGACAGATG GACTGCGTTTGGTTCAAGCTCGGGCAAAGGCCATGCAGCATGCATGTGAAATTACACCAAGTGCACTCACCTCAGTCACAGGCATTGATGACGACCAACTGACACAAATGTGTCAGGAATTAGTCACCAGCAATGAAGTCCTTACAGTAGCAAATTTCCTATTTCCACAAGGCCGAGTTGTATCAGGCAGTTTACCAGCCATTGAGAGATTTGAAGAGGCAGCATCGAAAGCAGGTTTAAAGAAAAAGGTGAAACGCCTACCTGTTAGTGGAGCATTTCATTCGTCTCTAATGGAACCAGCAGTTGAAGAATTCAAAGAAGCACTTTCTCAAGTCAAGTTGAATCCAACGAAATTTCCTGTATATTCAAATGTGACTGGCTTGCCCTATAAATCAACCCACGAAGTAACCGAGCTGTTAGTGAGACAGATATGTCAACCCGTTTTGTGGGAGCAAGGCATGCGTCACATGTTATCGAACTTCGAACTCGCTGCCTTTTACGAAGTGGGACCAAAGAGGCAGCTTCGTGCCATGTTGCAACGCATTGATTCAGCAGCAGCCCAAACTACCAAGAACATAGAAGCGTAG
- the LOC134182697 gene encoding beta-1,3-galactosyltransferase 6-like, with protein sequence MGIRRFRILFLLLICFILSPVLYISLLTCRCRKEAKVDSLCPTQSRDSLCSSQRDNNAKDNLQENRRTSRHRYLLVIVIITGQDRREERRVMRNTWLANFDKTKVAVKFVIGTVGLNDEDVRSLEQENNMHDDLLLLRHFREDFAMLSRKVLISLSWVVENLDFDYLFKADDDTYARLPLLLDELDKRQNPGRFYWGFFDGRSSVKRAGKWKESDWILCDKYLPYALGGGYILSHDLVKFIGLNKDYFKMFKNEDVSVGAWLAGIDMERQHDRRFDTEYKSRGCHNSFIVTHKQTVQDMKAKHQSLEQTGKLCPKEMMVRPSYEYNWNVLPSQCCQRNLRLP encoded by the coding sequence ATGGGAATCCGTCGTTTCCGAATACTGTTTCTTCTTCTGATTTGTTTCATATTGTCGCCTGTTTTGTATATAAGTTTATTGACTTGTCGATGTAGGAAAGAAGCAAAAGTTGATAGTCTGTGTCCTACGCAGTCACGTGATTCTCTGTGTAGCTCTCAGAGAGACAACAATGCAAAGGATAATttacaagaaaacagaagGACAAGTCGTCATCGTTATCTTttagttattgttattatcacTGGACAAGATCGaagggaggagagaagagtGATGAGAAACACATGGCTGGCAAACTTTGACAAAACAAAAGTAGCAGTGAAATTTGTAATTGGTACTGTTGGGCTTAACGACGAGGATGTGAGATCATTAGAGCAAGAAAACAACATGCATGATGATCTCCTATTGTTGAGACATTTTAGAGAAGACTTTGCAATGTTGTCCAGAAAAGTTTTGATCTCATTGTCTTGGGTTGTCGAGAACTTGGACTTTGACTATCTGTTCAAAGCAGATGATGATACATATGCAAGGCTGCCTCTATTACTTGATGAGTTAGATAAAAGACAAAATCCTGGACGATTTTATTGGGGGTTTTTTGATGGGCGATCATCAGTAAAACGAGCTGGAAAATGGAAAGAGAGTGACTGGATCTTATGTGATAAGTATTTGCCATACGCGTTGGGAGGAGGATACATTTTGTCACATGACCTTGTGAAATTCATTGGTTTGAATAAAGATTACTTCAAAATGTTTAAGAATGAGGACGTGTCTGTTGGTGCGTGGTTAGCTGGTATTGACATGGAAAGGCAGCATGACAGACGATTTGATACAGAGTACAAATCACGAGGATGTCATAATTCATTTATTgtgacacataaacagactgtCCAAGATATGAAAGCTAAGCATCAGTCACTAGAGCAAACTGGTAAACTTTGTCCTAAAGAAATGATGGTGAGGCCTTCTTATGAGTACAATTGGAATGTACTACCATCTCAGTGTTGTCAAAGGAATCTTCGATTGCCTTAA
- the LOC134182513 gene encoding peroxisome biogenesis factor 2-like isoform X1 has translation MAGRALRISQMDSSVLDEEVLESLKLQLSRCLSLLGSGKLSLFLPEMNSVLRFAIWLLSVWKYDSTLGQQMLNVKYAKCVSSDASDSEEALGLSRWQKIAYGLVFVCGNYCKDKAVGIEVIGQYINNLNIREKIRTLSRWTERLWNMARLVNFLIFLQQGSYRSLIERILRLNTVLVHKQPVRQVSFEFMNRELLWHSFAEFTFFLLPFVNVRRLRNTVHRVFTSYSSTSSSPSFTQCGICESRPTTPYQASCNHIFCYYCIKANCMADPGFSCPLCSSKIQSIHAAHKQSE, from the exons ATGGCCGGCAGGGCTCTGAGGATAAGTCAG ATGGATTCGAGCGTTCTGGACGAGGAAGTTCTTGAATCATTGAAACTTCAACTTTCACGTTGTTTATCTTTACTAGGG tctgGAAAGTTATCATTATTTCTGCCTGAAATGAATTCTGTACTCAGATTTGCTATCTGGCTG ttgtctgtctggaaATACGATTCGACACTCGGACAACAAATGTTAAATGTGAAATATGCAAAGTGTGTATCTAGTGATGCAAGCGATTCTGAAG AGGCATTGGGTCTAAGTCGGTGGCAGAAGATTGCGTATGGACTAGTGTTTGTATGTGGGAACTATTGCAAAGACAAGGCAGTTGGCATTGAGGTGATTGGCCAGTATATCAACAACCTAAACATAAGAGAAAAG ATAAGGACGCTGAGTCGATGGACTGAACGTTTGTGGAACATGGCACGTTTAGTTAATTTCCTGATCTTTCTACAGCAAGGCAG CTATCGGTCTCTAATAGAGAGAATTCTCAGACTCAACACAGTTCTGGTTCATAAACAGCCAGTCCGACAA GTCAGCTTTGAGTTTATGAATCGAGAGCTGCTGTGGCATAGTTTTGCA GAATTTACTTTCTTTCTGTTGCCCTTTGTCAATGTGAGAAGACTCAGAAACACCGTTCATCGTGTGTTCACCTCCTATTCCTCAACATCGTCGTCTCCCTCGTTTACACAGTGTGGTATATGCGAAAGTCGTCCAACAACACCTTACCAAGCCAGCTGCAATCACATCTTTTGTTACTATTGTATCAAA GCAAATTGTATGGCAGATCCTGGTTTTTCGTGCCCGCTGTGCTCTTCCAAGATTCAATCAATACATGCAGCTCACAAACAGTCGGAGTAA
- the LOC134182513 gene encoding peroxisome biogenesis factor 2-like isoform X2, whose translation MAGRALRISQMDSSVLDEEVLESLKLQLSRCLSLLGLSVWKYDSTLGQQMLNVKYAKCVSSDASDSEEALGLSRWQKIAYGLVFVCGNYCKDKAVGIEVIGQYINNLNIREKIRTLSRWTERLWNMARLVNFLIFLQQGSYRSLIERILRLNTVLVHKQPVRQVSFEFMNRELLWHSFAEFTFFLLPFVNVRRLRNTVHRVFTSYSSTSSSPSFTQCGICESRPTTPYQASCNHIFCYYCIKANCMADPGFSCPLCSSKIQSIHAAHKQSE comes from the exons ATGGCCGGCAGGGCTCTGAGGATAAGTCAG ATGGATTCGAGCGTTCTGGACGAGGAAGTTCTTGAATCATTGAAACTTCAACTTTCACGTTGTTTATCTTTACTAGGG ttgtctgtctggaaATACGATTCGACACTCGGACAACAAATGTTAAATGTGAAATATGCAAAGTGTGTATCTAGTGATGCAAGCGATTCTGAAG AGGCATTGGGTCTAAGTCGGTGGCAGAAGATTGCGTATGGACTAGTGTTTGTATGTGGGAACTATTGCAAAGACAAGGCAGTTGGCATTGAGGTGATTGGCCAGTATATCAACAACCTAAACATAAGAGAAAAG ATAAGGACGCTGAGTCGATGGACTGAACGTTTGTGGAACATGGCACGTTTAGTTAATTTCCTGATCTTTCTACAGCAAGGCAG CTATCGGTCTCTAATAGAGAGAATTCTCAGACTCAACACAGTTCTGGTTCATAAACAGCCAGTCCGACAA GTCAGCTTTGAGTTTATGAATCGAGAGCTGCTGTGGCATAGTTTTGCA GAATTTACTTTCTTTCTGTTGCCCTTTGTCAATGTGAGAAGACTCAGAAACACCGTTCATCGTGTGTTCACCTCCTATTCCTCAACATCGTCGTCTCCCTCGTTTACACAGTGTGGTATATGCGAAAGTCGTCCAACAACACCTTACCAAGCCAGCTGCAATCACATCTTTTGTTACTATTGTATCAAA GCAAATTGTATGGCAGATCCTGGTTTTTCGTGCCCGCTGTGCTCTTCCAAGATTCAATCAATACATGCAGCTCACAAACAGTCGGAGTAA